Proteins found in one Paenibacillus dendritiformis genomic segment:
- a CDS encoding metal ABC transporter permease translates to MEFIQDLMAYEFLQRAFVTSIIVGIICGVIGCFIVLRGMALMGDAISHAVLPGVAISYMLGINYFYGAVVSGILTAVGIGVINQNSRVKSDSSIGLVFSAAFALGIILITSAKSATDLTQILFGNVLSVRASDMWLTVAVGGIVLLAVLLFYKELLVSSFDETMAAAYGLKTRLIHYSIMILLTLVTVASLQTVGVILVVSMLITPASTAYLLTNRLSTMIGLAMFFGALSSMIGLYVSFLYNLPSGPVIALATTSIFLLAFLFSPKQGVIRRMLKMNKRRMAVGK, encoded by the coding sequence ATGGAATTTATCCAAGATTTAATGGCCTATGAGTTTTTGCAGCGAGCCTTTGTCACCTCGATTATTGTTGGCATTATTTGCGGCGTTATCGGCTGCTTTATCGTATTGCGGGGGATGGCGCTCATGGGAGACGCAATCTCTCACGCCGTTCTTCCGGGTGTCGCAATCTCCTATATGCTGGGGATCAATTACTTCTATGGGGCGGTTGTATCGGGGATTTTGACGGCGGTCGGGATCGGAGTCATTAATCAGAACAGCCGCGTCAAGAGCGATTCTTCCATCGGGCTGGTGTTCTCCGCCGCCTTTGCTCTCGGCATCATTCTGATTACGAGCGCCAAGAGCGCCACCGACTTGACACAAATTTTGTTCGGGAATGTCCTGTCGGTGCGGGCATCGGATATGTGGCTGACCGTTGCCGTCGGAGGCATCGTGCTGCTGGCGGTCCTGCTCTTCTACAAAGAACTGCTGGTCTCGAGCTTCGATGAGACGATGGCTGCGGCCTATGGGCTGAAAACGCGCCTTATCCACTATTCAATTATGATTCTGCTGACACTCGTCACGGTAGCGTCCCTGCAGACAGTAGGCGTCATTCTGGTTGTCTCGATGCTGATTACGCCGGCGTCCACCGCGTACTTGCTCACGAATAGACTATCCACGATGATTGGGCTCGCAATGTTCTTTGGCGCCTTGTCTTCGATGATTGGCTTGTATGTCAGCTTTCTCTACAATCTGCCGTCCGGCCCGGTTATTGCGTTGGCGACGACGTCCATCTTTTTGCTGGCGTTTCTGTTCTCTCCGAAGCAAGGCGTGATTCGGCGCATGCTGAAGATGAACAAGCGGAGAATGGCCGTCGGGAAGTAA
- a CDS encoding metal ABC transporter ATP-binding protein, translated as MPQTIDVKNLHISYYGKEVIKDVSFSLQTGKLIGILGPNGAGKSTLMKAMLNLIPRDGGEITLGGEPLTSMRKKIAYVPQRSKIDWDFPIIVKDTVLLGTFPTLGLFRRPAKQDKEWALECLRKVGMEKFKNNQIGELSGGQQQRVFLARALAQKAEYFFLDEPFVGIDVASENVIIDILKTLRDEGKTVFVVHHDLSKVESYFDNLILMNKELIGCGPVDHVFRPELMQEAYQTPFAMIGKLGVGM; from the coding sequence ATCGTATTACGGAAAAGAAGTCATCAAAGATGTAAGCTTCTCGCTGCAGACCGGCAAGCTTATCGGCATCCTCGGGCCGAATGGGGCGGGCAAGTCGACATTGATGAAGGCCATGCTCAATCTCATTCCCCGCGACGGCGGCGAGATTACGCTGGGTGGAGAGCCGCTTACCTCGATGCGCAAAAAAATCGCCTATGTGCCGCAGCGCTCCAAGATCGATTGGGACTTCCCCATTATCGTGAAGGATACGGTGCTGCTGGGGACGTTCCCGACCCTCGGCCTATTCCGGCGGCCCGCCAAGCAAGATAAAGAATGGGCTCTCGAATGTCTCCGTAAGGTCGGCATGGAGAAATTCAAAAACAATCAGATCGGCGAGCTGTCCGGCGGCCAGCAGCAGCGGGTGTTCCTGGCGCGTGCGCTTGCCCAGAAGGCGGAGTACTTCTTCCTTGACGAGCCGTTTGTCGGGATTGATGTCGCCAGCGAGAACGTCATCATTGATATTTTGAAGACGCTGCGGGATGAAGGGAAGACGGTGTTCGTCGTCCACCACGATTTGAGCAAAGTGGAAAGCTACTTCGACAATCTGATATTGATGAATAAGGAATTGATCGGCTGCGGGCCTGTCGATCACGTCTTCCGCCCGGAATTGATGCAGGAAGCCTATCAGACGCCGTTTGCGATGATAGGGAAATTGGGGGTTGGAATGTGA
- a CDS encoding metal ABC transporter solute-binding protein, Zn/Mn family has product MKMIRKFMLLSAMAALLVLAACGQANSGKSGDVPASSDAASESAKEGPLKVVTSFTIIEDFAREIGGEDVEVHNLVPTGTDPHEYEPLPEDIKKATDADVLFYNGLNLEGGKSGWFFKMVESVGQKEENVFNLTERVEPMYIGGKDGHEEEINPHAFIDPAVGIKMAEDMRDALMKKDPARKENYQKRADEYISKLKEIDKEYEEKINSIPEENRILVTSERAFQYMTTHYGLKEAYIWEIDTEENGSPTQIKSLVEFIKEHKVPVLFIESNVDTRPMETVSNETGVRIAEKRIYSDEIGQRGEEVDTYIKYLEYNLELMHSELSKS; this is encoded by the coding sequence ATGAAAATGATAAGAAAATTCATGTTACTGTCAGCGATGGCGGCACTGCTGGTGCTGGCCGCATGCGGGCAAGCGAATTCGGGCAAATCCGGGGACGTTCCGGCTTCTTCGGATGCAGCTTCCGAGTCAGCGAAGGAAGGGCCATTGAAGGTAGTCACTTCGTTCACGATTATTGAGGACTTCGCCCGGGAAATTGGCGGCGAAGATGTAGAGGTTCACAATCTGGTGCCAACGGGCACGGATCCGCATGAGTATGAGCCACTGCCGGAGGATATTAAAAAAGCGACGGATGCGGATGTCCTTTTCTATAATGGCTTGAATCTGGAGGGCGGCAAAAGCGGCTGGTTCTTCAAAATGGTCGAATCCGTCGGCCAAAAAGAGGAGAACGTGTTCAACCTGACGGAACGCGTAGAACCGATGTACATCGGCGGCAAAGACGGTCATGAAGAAGAGATTAATCCTCACGCGTTCATCGACCCTGCCGTCGGCATCAAGATGGCGGAGGATATGCGGGATGCTCTGATGAAGAAGGATCCTGCACGCAAAGAGAATTACCAGAAGCGGGCAGATGAATATATCAGCAAGCTCAAAGAGATTGATAAGGAATATGAGGAAAAAATCAATTCCATCCCGGAAGAGAACCGCATTCTGGTTACGAGCGAACGCGCATTCCAATATATGACGACGCACTATGGACTGAAGGAAGCGTATATTTGGGAGATTGACACGGAAGAGAACGGTTCGCCAACCCAGATTAAATCGCTGGTTGAGTTTATTAAGGAGCATAAAGTGCCGGTTCTCTTTATCGAATCCAATGTGGACACTCGCCCAATGGAGACCGTCTCGAACGAGACAGGCGTCCGCATCGCCGAGAAGCGGATTTACTCCGATGAAATCGGGCAGCGGGGAGAAGAAGTCGATACGTATATCAAATATTTGGAGTATAACCTTGAACTTATGCATAGCGAATTAAGCAAATCATAA